In Arthrobacter citreus, a genomic segment contains:
- a CDS encoding TadA family conjugal transfer-associated ATPase: MSPQGRRAARPEVAQEPRSGDAPMIRQVRRQMLEEGEPVTAARLAAAIHSSGRLLGAEGALRAVDRVQAELQGLGPLQELALLPGISDILVNGPDRVWVDSGHGLELTGIRFGSDTEVQALAARLVAAGGRRLDDSNPCVDVQLRGYRVHAVLRPVSTGSTLLSIRIRRTQTFTLEELQAGGTVDPETASVLRRLVASRLNFLISGATGTGKTTLLSTLLSLSDPGERLVLVEDAAELDPRHPHVVGLQSRHGNVEGSGSVDLAELVRQALRMRPDRLVVGECRGAEVRELLAAMNTGHDGAGGTIHANSAASLPARLAALGALAGMNSTAVSLQAASALDVVVHLARGAAGRSVAEIAVLTVASDGRLLTVPALLPLVSPDAAGRYGPGWPGLQERLAGHIPSASPPVGKEAFVP; this comes from the coding sequence ATGAGCCCCCAGGGTCGGCGTGCCGCGCGTCCGGAAGTGGCGCAGGAGCCCCGGTCCGGCGACGCTCCCATGATTCGGCAGGTGCGCCGGCAGATGCTCGAGGAAGGAGAACCCGTTACCGCGGCCCGGTTGGCCGCCGCCATCCATTCCAGCGGCAGGCTGCTGGGCGCCGAGGGAGCGCTGCGCGCGGTGGACCGGGTGCAGGCAGAACTGCAGGGGCTGGGTCCCCTGCAGGAACTGGCTCTGCTCCCCGGCATCAGCGACATTCTCGTCAACGGTCCGGACCGCGTCTGGGTGGACAGCGGCCACGGCCTGGAACTGACCGGAATCCGGTTTGGATCCGACACGGAGGTCCAGGCCCTCGCCGCACGGCTCGTTGCGGCCGGAGGGCGCCGCCTGGACGACTCCAACCCCTGTGTTGATGTACAACTGCGCGGTTACCGGGTACATGCCGTTCTTCGGCCGGTCTCCACCGGTTCCACCCTCCTGTCTATCCGGATCCGTCGCACGCAGACGTTCACCTTGGAGGAACTGCAGGCCGGCGGGACAGTGGACCCCGAAACCGCCTCCGTGCTGCGGCGGCTGGTGGCGTCCAGACTGAATTTCCTGATCAGCGGTGCCACTGGAACCGGGAAAACCACACTGCTGTCCACGCTGCTGTCGCTGAGCGATCCAGGGGAACGGCTGGTCCTGGTCGAAGATGCCGCGGAGCTGGATCCACGGCATCCCCATGTTGTGGGACTGCAGAGCCGGCATGGAAACGTGGAGGGCAGCGGCTCGGTGGACCTGGCCGAGCTCGTGAGGCAGGCACTGCGGATGAGGCCGGATCGGCTGGTTGTTGGTGAGTGCCGCGGGGCAGAGGTCCGGGAGCTGCTGGCGGCCATGAACACCGGGCATGACGGCGCCGGCGGCACCATCCACGCCAACTCCGCAGCCAGCCTGCCGGCACGCCTGGCCGCACTCGGTGCATTGGCCGGGATGAACAGCACGGCTGTTAGCCTGCAAGCCGCCAGTGCCCTGGATGTGGTGGTGCATCTTGCCCGCGGGGCAGCCGGCCGGAGCGTGGCCGAGATCGCTGTGCTCACCGTTGCGTCCGACGGGCGGCTGCTGACCGTGCCGGCGTTGCTGCCGCTGGTGTCTCCGGATGCCGCCGGCCGGTATGGTCCAGGCTGGCCGGGACTGCAGGAACGGCTGGCTGGACACATCCCAAGCGCGTCCCCGCCCGTTGGGAAGGAAGCGTTTGTCCCGTGA
- a CDS encoding type II secretion system F family protein gives MAGILVALFLAAAFGLLLRPLQPQMPGHSADDRAGRTASKVPVPDGAATGIADPALMLDLVAAMLEAGQSLLPALGILADVVDPHTASCLRRVQSALEFGAPWAVAWELAEPRLGADPPGRLPAGYPRPNRAGVKRSPAAELRDALTFVATTGAPSAAVLLATAAQLRRRRSREAERRAAALGVRLVVPLGLCALPAFIVLTVVPLLLSLLPSFP, from the coding sequence ATGGCGGGAATCCTGGTTGCCCTGTTTCTGGCCGCCGCTTTCGGGCTGCTGCTCCGGCCGCTGCAGCCGCAAATGCCCGGTCATTCTGCGGATGATCGTGCCGGGCGCACCGCGTCCAAAGTCCCGGTGCCGGACGGTGCGGCCACCGGTATAGCGGACCCCGCCCTGATGCTGGATCTTGTGGCGGCCATGCTGGAGGCCGGCCAATCACTGCTGCCGGCGCTGGGGATTCTGGCCGATGTGGTGGACCCCCATACCGCCTCATGCCTGCGGAGGGTGCAGTCCGCGCTGGAGTTTGGTGCCCCCTGGGCGGTGGCGTGGGAACTGGCCGAACCCCGTTTGGGGGCTGACCCGCCGGGACGGTTGCCGGCGGGATACCCCCGCCCGAACAGGGCCGGGGTCAAGCGTTCTCCCGCAGCCGAGCTTCGGGATGCGCTGACCTTTGTCGCCACCACCGGGGCGCCGTCGGCCGCCGTACTACTGGCCACCGCAGCCCAGCTCCGCCGCCGACGCTCCCGCGAGGCCGAACGCCGCGCTGCAGCGCTGGGCGTCAGGCTGGTGGTGCCACTGGGTTTGTGTGCGTTGCCGGCGTTTATTGTCCTGACCGTGGTGCCGCTGCTGCTGTCACTGCTGCCGTCGTTTCCGTGA
- a CDS encoding recombinase family protein → MNQPQVKRPRAAYYLRVSTARQVDGTSLDTQQAWCLAHIESNGWEDTGGYIDAGASGASNTRPEWVRLLNDAREGKIDVVLVFDLDRFTRDMLHGLQATRDLRDLGIKLIDAKDPATDVASADQQLMTGFRLLIAQEERRKIAERTIRGQRAKLEQGLWPGGQPSYGWKLAGSRRTAHPVPDVAERETLRLMYDWLVRDGLSVGQISDQLNDAGIKSRNAGQSKHGGKWGHVVVRRILSNPTLHTASFVWGEPKGGSTDSRSHKTKVDRNGQPLHGKPRIIEMGNPVFSRGEFRAMHRALARHPRTGTVAAKQVRQMLSTKLYGSCGKHYIGVQIKGKDYDVYRCSGRRYRGQGAQRCQCKQVNAQKLDSRVWAEVESLLSDPGRLTAMARQWLELDDEPDAASGETVARSLTDQVRKLERALERAKDAFLMEDDPEDARLRVERFRGELQEAQRKLLAVQSLRQDALAKAERLTDLAKLAERARGRLSSMDPDQRREVLDLLGVSVVMQDVVESVPLVLTVHGQVDPRMFVSEPEQASNPEHGEQGGNGVFRGCHPRFPVGEAVPQPVHPAALRCRAGAGERHGRGSRRAEHRHRGVPQGSRRDFPARMTPAGASCECGPFFGAESRRPGKAAAALGGSYGSAQDRHGFPPGVDWLICTASSAVFRSCN, encoded by the coding sequence ATGAATCAGCCACAGGTCAAACGGCCAAGGGCCGCATACTATCTGCGGGTGTCCACTGCCAGGCAGGTTGATGGCACCAGCCTGGACACGCAGCAAGCGTGGTGTCTAGCCCACATCGAAAGCAACGGATGGGAGGACACCGGCGGGTACATCGACGCCGGAGCCAGCGGTGCCAGTAACACCCGCCCAGAATGGGTGCGGCTGCTCAACGATGCCCGAGAAGGCAAGATCGACGTGGTGTTGGTATTCGACCTCGATCGGTTCACCCGCGACATGCTGCACGGGCTTCAAGCAACCCGGGATCTGCGGGATCTCGGAATCAAACTGATTGATGCGAAGGACCCAGCCACGGACGTTGCGAGCGCTGACCAGCAACTTATGACGGGTTTCCGACTACTGATCGCCCAGGAAGAGCGCCGCAAGATCGCTGAGCGTACTATTCGGGGCCAGCGCGCCAAACTGGAGCAGGGGCTCTGGCCAGGTGGTCAGCCGTCATACGGATGGAAGCTGGCGGGATCCCGCCGAACGGCACACCCTGTACCGGATGTTGCAGAACGGGAGACCTTGCGGCTGATGTACGACTGGCTTGTACGTGATGGCCTGAGTGTGGGACAGATCAGCGATCAACTGAATGATGCGGGAATAAAGTCCCGCAACGCGGGCCAATCTAAACATGGGGGCAAGTGGGGCCATGTAGTAGTGCGTCGCATACTGTCGAATCCCACCCTCCACACCGCCTCGTTCGTGTGGGGCGAACCGAAGGGCGGTTCGACAGATTCCCGCTCACATAAGACGAAGGTGGATCGGAACGGGCAGCCGCTGCACGGCAAACCCCGCATTATCGAGATGGGAAACCCGGTTTTCTCCCGGGGTGAGTTCAGGGCCATGCATCGGGCTCTGGCTCGCCACCCAAGGACAGGAACTGTCGCGGCCAAACAGGTCCGGCAGATGTTATCGACCAAGCTCTACGGGAGCTGCGGCAAGCACTACATCGGTGTACAGATCAAGGGCAAGGACTACGACGTCTACCGTTGCTCGGGGCGACGTTACAGGGGTCAGGGAGCCCAACGTTGCCAGTGCAAGCAAGTGAACGCGCAGAAGCTGGACTCACGTGTCTGGGCTGAGGTCGAGAGTTTATTGTCGGACCCTGGCCGGTTGACGGCTATGGCACGCCAATGGTTGGAGCTTGATGATGAACCTGACGCAGCCAGTGGGGAGACCGTGGCTCGTTCACTCACGGATCAGGTGCGAAAGTTGGAGCGTGCGTTGGAGCGCGCCAAAGATGCATTCTTGATGGAGGACGATCCTGAGGATGCACGGCTGCGGGTGGAACGTTTCCGAGGGGAACTTCAGGAGGCTCAACGAAAGCTGTTGGCCGTGCAATCGCTACGGCAAGACGCACTGGCCAAGGCCGAACGTTTGACGGATCTTGCGAAGTTGGCTGAGCGTGCCAGGGGGCGTTTGTCGTCAATGGATCCAGACCAGAGGCGGGAAGTCCTGGACCTGCTCGGCGTGAGTGTTGTCATGCAGGATGTGGTTGAATCGGTGCCGCTGGTGCTGACCGTCCACGGACAGGTTGACCCGCGAATGTTTGTAAGCGAACCGGAGCAAGCGAGTAACCCGGAGCATGGGGAGCAAGGTGGCAATGGCGTATTCCGCGGTTGCCATCCCCGCTTCCCGGTCGGCGAAGCTGTTCCGCAGCCGGTTCATCCTGCCGCCCTCAGGTGCCGGGCGGGGGCCGGGGAACGGCACGGCAGAGGATCCCGCCGGGCGGAGCACCGTCACCGTGGCGTACCCCAAGGATCCCGGCGGGACTTCCCCGCCCGTATGACACCGGCAGGTGCCAGCTGTGAGTGCGGCCCCTTCTTCGGCGCCGAAAGCCGGCGCCCCGGTAAAGCTGCGGCCGCGCTGGGCGGCAGTTACGGATCTGCTCAAGACAGACATGGTTTTCCTCCTGGAGTTGACTGGCTCATCTGCACCGCTTCCTCAGCGGTGTTCCGATCCTGTAACTGA
- a CDS encoding bifunctional DNA primase/polymerase, with the protein MVKLPAPVNTKKQLQAALDAASKGYFVLPMELSSGRKRPLVKWQEESTRDESTIRGWFTKWPTAGYGIDTGKSELVVVDLDIKGGKNGVVAWEELTEVLNLPDAFTVHTTTGGQHRYFRGSQIRNSAGTVAEGVDIRGQGGLVVGPGSVLGGKTYRVDAGSPLPRISELPKAPEALLALLTPKKRSKESQEREHTTGMLAPTRTHTEPVGSAAVYAALDRELALVREAPEGKRNDTLNRAAMNLGQLVGADLSETLVREVLASAAKAAGLDPQEIHRTISSGLTRGIDDPRAKLTVDEHHRRQVQEQLQRLKVMDEAKLLFKQEQQLRDFEQPPSMRTLAEELELPEEDEPWLVEGLLQAGGNLVIAAGYKTGKTTLVQNLVRSLVNGERFLGEFKTTPLVGKVALFNFELTEAQQVRWLRESGITDTNAVMLSHLRGRRGILTTDAGKQWVAEQLKANEVQVWVIDPFARAASGLDENSNTDVGLFLEHLDEIKRLAKVSELVLVTHTGRGNPDEPARARGATRLNDWADTNMTMVKDSRGNRSIAAEGRDVWVGKTRLAYDVTMRRLSVLGDGEAPEHLELVEQIFQFVRSCEPNGASARDIHGSAELSASKDRKNAAIKALTDSGRLTLNGPMKGGRPTFTTSGQTVLAY; encoded by the coding sequence ATGGTAAAGCTCCCAGCACCCGTAAACACCAAGAAACAACTGCAAGCAGCGCTGGACGCAGCATCCAAGGGTTATTTTGTCCTGCCAATGGAATTATCTAGCGGGCGCAAACGCCCGCTGGTGAAATGGCAAGAAGAATCCACTCGGGATGAATCCACCATCCGTGGCTGGTTCACCAAATGGCCCACCGCAGGTTACGGCATCGACACCGGCAAGTCCGAGCTGGTGGTCGTTGACCTAGACATCAAGGGAGGCAAGAACGGCGTCGTGGCGTGGGAGGAGCTGACCGAGGTACTCAACCTGCCTGACGCGTTCACCGTGCATACGACAACTGGGGGCCAGCACCGGTACTTCCGGGGCTCTCAGATTCGCAATAGCGCTGGAACGGTCGCTGAAGGCGTGGATATCCGGGGGCAGGGCGGTCTGGTCGTCGGCCCGGGGTCTGTCTTGGGCGGCAAGACGTACCGCGTCGACGCAGGGAGTCCGTTACCCCGGATCTCGGAGCTGCCTAAGGCACCTGAAGCCCTACTGGCACTCCTGACACCCAAGAAACGCAGCAAGGAGTCCCAAGAGCGGGAACACACAACGGGAATGCTGGCTCCTACGAGAACCCACACCGAGCCGGTGGGATCAGCAGCGGTTTACGCCGCGCTCGACCGCGAGCTGGCTTTAGTACGGGAAGCTCCAGAGGGGAAGCGCAATGACACTTTGAACCGGGCTGCAATGAACCTAGGTCAATTAGTCGGGGCTGACCTGTCAGAGACGCTCGTCCGAGAAGTCCTGGCCAGTGCAGCTAAGGCGGCGGGATTAGACCCCCAAGAGATACATCGGACCATTAGCTCAGGCCTGACCCGTGGAATAGATGATCCGCGAGCCAAGCTGACTGTGGACGAACACCACCGCAGACAAGTCCAGGAACAACTGCAGCGGCTGAAGGTCATGGACGAGGCGAAGCTCCTGTTCAAGCAGGAGCAGCAGTTGCGGGACTTCGAGCAGCCGCCGTCGATGCGCACACTTGCCGAGGAGTTGGAGCTTCCAGAAGAGGACGAACCCTGGTTGGTCGAAGGGTTGCTGCAAGCAGGAGGCAACCTCGTGATCGCTGCCGGATATAAAACGGGGAAGACCACGTTGGTGCAGAATCTGGTCCGCAGCCTGGTTAACGGCGAGCGGTTTCTCGGGGAGTTCAAAACCACACCGTTGGTCGGCAAGGTTGCGTTGTTCAACTTTGAACTGACCGAGGCGCAGCAAGTCCGTTGGCTCAGAGAATCCGGGATCACCGACACCAACGCAGTGATGTTGTCGCATCTTCGGGGTCGGCGCGGAATCCTCACCACCGATGCGGGCAAACAGTGGGTGGCGGAACAGTTGAAAGCCAATGAGGTGCAGGTATGGGTGATTGACCCGTTCGCCCGGGCCGCATCGGGATTGGACGAGAACAGCAACACCGATGTCGGTTTGTTCCTAGAGCATCTCGACGAGATCAAACGCCTGGCTAAGGTCTCGGAGTTGGTGCTCGTGACCCACACGGGACGAGGTAACCCTGATGAACCTGCGCGGGCCAGGGGTGCGACACGTTTGAATGACTGGGCGGATACCAACATGACGATGGTAAAGGATTCGCGGGGCAACAGGTCCATCGCGGCAGAAGGCCGCGATGTTTGGGTGGGTAAAACCCGCCTGGCCTACGACGTCACGATGCGCCGATTGTCAGTGCTGGGCGACGGCGAAGCTCCGGAACATCTGGAATTGGTGGAGCAGATATTCCAGTTCGTGAGGTCCTGCGAGCCAAATGGTGCCAGCGCACGGGATATACACGGAAGCGCTGAGTTGTCCGCAAGTAAGGACAGGAAGAACGCCGCGATCAAAGCTCTGACTGACTCTGGGCGGCTGACATTGAACGGGCCGATGAAGGGCGGAAGACCCACTTTCACGACATCGGGCCAGACCGTGCTTGCCTACTGA
- a CDS encoding DUF4244 domain-containing protein, whose amino-acid sequence MAFAALLVAVLGSGEVRSLLMGLIRSALTLG is encoded by the coding sequence GTGGCGTTTGCTGCCCTGTTGGTTGCCGTGCTGGGCAGCGGCGAGGTGCGGTCACTGCTGATGGGACTGATCCGCAGCGCCCTCACGCTGGGCTAG
- a CDS encoding TadE family type IV pilus minor pilin: MVRKYPDGRSSRGAVTAELAVGLPAVAVLLAAVLTGVAAGITQLRVEEGARAAAREIMRGDSTGAEAAARRIAGPEAQISVSADGDWLRVQVDSAVAAPLLDRLPLVLSASAAALPESLP, translated from the coding sequence ATGGTTCGGAAGTACCCGGACGGCCGGTCCTCGCGCGGCGCTGTTACCGCTGAACTCGCGGTGGGATTGCCGGCCGTGGCTGTGCTTTTGGCCGCGGTGCTCACCGGCGTGGCCGCAGGAATCACCCAGCTTCGGGTGGAAGAAGGGGCTCGGGCGGCGGCACGGGAGATCATGCGCGGAGACAGCACCGGGGCTGAGGCCGCCGCCCGGCGTATTGCCGGACCCGAAGCGCAAATATCGGTTTCGGCGGACGGAGACTGGCTGCGCGTGCAGGTTGACTCAGCTGTTGCCGCCCCGCTGCTGGACCGGCTGCCGCTGGTGCTCTCCGCCTCGGCGGCGGCCCTTCCGGAATCCCTGCCGTAG
- a CDS encoding Rv3654c family TadE-like protein has product MGLLLLILLGAVLLLLQSAVAAERSATAADLSALAAADTVRGLRSGDPCAVAGEVAARNGAALTGCAVNTADQSVLVGTEVGLRLLPWPATGQARAGPPP; this is encoded by the coding sequence TTGGGACTGCTGCTGCTGATCCTCTTGGGAGCGGTGCTGCTGTTGCTGCAGTCGGCGGTGGCGGCCGAAAGGTCCGCCACCGCGGCAGATCTTTCCGCGCTGGCGGCTGCTGACACCGTCCGGGGCCTCCGTTCGGGTGACCCCTGTGCGGTGGCGGGGGAGGTCGCGGCACGCAACGGCGCGGCTTTGACCGGTTGCGCGGTCAACACCGCTGATCAGAGCGTCCTGGTGGGCACCGAGGTGGGGCTTCGTCTGCTGCCGTGGCCCGCAACGGGGCAAGCCCGGGCGGGACCGCCACCGTGA
- a CDS encoding DEAD/DEAH box helicase, which produces MALHDSLIPLLGSGADPEQLVHVHEIPARTAVPVPWPDWAHPDVVAAYSQVGVHEPWRHQIEAAQSAHAGNHTIISTGTASGKSLAYLLPVLDEIHRTALDDRVTLEPTGSVALYLAPTKALAADQLSAVNALKLPTVRAETYDGDTDPGARRWIRDHANLVLANPDMLHFGVLPNHAWWARFFRRLKYVIIDEAHSYRGVFGSNVANLMRRLRRICRYYGANPVFIGASATSADPAQSFGRLIGGEVTAVTRDASPHGATTVALWEPQLTDMKGENGARSRRTVIAETSDLLANLVSAQVRTIAFIKSRRGAETIASITRRLLDEVHPSLPDRVAAYRSGYLPEERRELERRLRSGELLGISSTSALELGIDISGLDAVLVAGWPGTRASLFQQIGRAGRSGQDALAAFVASDDPLDTYLVHHPEAIFDISVEATVFDPSNPYVLGPHLCAAAAEIPLTPDERELFGPTAAGLLDQLVEQGYLRRRPSGWFWTHSESAAAMVNLRAAGGGPINIVESDTGMLLGTMDAPQSQYQAHTGAVYVHQGQTFMVDELNEADHCAMVTRGNPEFYTQARDITQIEVMETERTTHWGEIQVCFGTVKVTTQVVSFQRKALISNEILGEEPLELEAKELFTKAVWFVIGEHLLTDAGLIPADFPGALHAAEHASIGMLPLIATSDRWDIGGVSTALHADTEKPTIFVYDGHPGGAGFAERAYEAAELWLTATRDAIRACECERGCPSCVQSPKCGNKNNPLSKAGAVTLLQVLLDSARGRDADPAAASASASASASAAAPVGALRTTGPAAGQTGPAAG; this is translated from the coding sequence GTGGCCTTACATGATTCCCTGATCCCCCTGCTCGGCTCCGGTGCCGACCCGGAACAGCTGGTCCATGTGCACGAAATACCCGCCCGCACGGCTGTTCCGGTGCCGTGGCCGGACTGGGCTCATCCCGACGTCGTGGCCGCCTATTCCCAGGTGGGCGTGCATGAGCCGTGGCGCCACCAGATTGAAGCGGCGCAGTCCGCCCACGCCGGGAACCACACGATCATTTCCACCGGCACCGCGTCCGGTAAGTCGCTGGCCTATCTGCTGCCGGTCCTGGATGAGATTCACCGCACCGCACTGGATGACCGGGTCACCCTGGAGCCAACCGGATCGGTGGCCCTGTATCTGGCGCCCACTAAGGCCCTGGCTGCGGACCAGCTTTCCGCCGTCAACGCCCTGAAGCTGCCCACCGTGCGTGCCGAAACGTACGACGGCGACACGGACCCGGGTGCCCGGCGCTGGATCCGGGACCACGCCAACCTGGTGCTGGCCAATCCCGACATGCTGCACTTTGGCGTGCTGCCCAACCATGCCTGGTGGGCGAGGTTCTTCCGCCGGCTCAAGTACGTCATCATCGACGAGGCCCACAGCTACCGCGGCGTGTTCGGTTCCAACGTCGCAAACCTGATGCGCCGGCTGCGGCGGATCTGCCGCTACTACGGGGCCAACCCGGTGTTCATCGGTGCTTCGGCCACCTCCGCTGATCCGGCGCAGTCCTTCGGCCGGCTCATCGGTGGCGAGGTGACCGCGGTGACCCGCGATGCCTCCCCGCACGGTGCCACCACGGTGGCGCTGTGGGAACCGCAGCTGACCGACATGAAAGGTGAAAACGGTGCCCGCTCCCGCCGGACGGTGATTGCCGAAACATCGGATTTGCTGGCTAACCTGGTGTCCGCGCAGGTCCGCACCATTGCCTTTATCAAGTCCCGGCGCGGCGCCGAAACCATAGCCTCCATCACCCGCCGGCTCCTGGACGAGGTGCATCCGTCACTGCCGGACCGGGTGGCCGCGTACCGGTCCGGCTACCTGCCGGAGGAACGGCGCGAGCTGGAGCGTCGGCTGCGCAGCGGTGAACTCCTGGGGATTTCCAGCACCTCAGCCCTGGAACTGGGGATTGACATTTCCGGGCTCGACGCCGTGCTGGTGGCCGGTTGGCCGGGCACCCGTGCGTCCCTGTTCCAGCAGATTGGCCGGGCCGGCCGTTCCGGGCAGGACGCGCTGGCCGCGTTTGTGGCCAGTGACGATCCGCTGGACACCTATCTGGTGCACCATCCGGAGGCGATCTTCGATATTTCCGTGGAAGCCACCGTCTTTGACCCGTCCAATCCCTATGTCCTGGGCCCGCACCTGTGCGCCGCGGCGGCGGAAATACCGCTGACCCCGGATGAGCGGGAGTTGTTCGGACCCACCGCCGCCGGGCTGCTGGACCAGCTGGTGGAACAGGGCTATCTGCGCCGCCGCCCATCGGGCTGGTTTTGGACCCACTCCGAGAGCGCCGCTGCCATGGTGAACCTGCGTGCCGCCGGCGGCGGACCCATCAACATTGTGGAATCCGACACCGGCATGCTGCTGGGCACCATGGATGCCCCGCAAAGCCAATACCAGGCCCATACCGGAGCGGTCTATGTCCACCAGGGACAGACGTTCATGGTGGATGAGCTCAATGAGGCGGACCACTGCGCCATGGTGACCCGCGGCAACCCCGAGTTTTACACCCAGGCCCGCGACATCACCCAAATTGAGGTCATGGAGACGGAGCGGACAACGCACTGGGGTGAAATCCAGGTCTGCTTCGGCACCGTCAAGGTCACCACACAGGTGGTCTCCTTCCAGCGCAAGGCCCTGATTTCGAACGAGATCCTGGGCGAGGAGCCGCTGGAGCTGGAGGCCAAGGAGCTGTTCACCAAGGCCGTGTGGTTTGTCATCGGTGAGCATCTGCTCACCGATGCGGGTTTGATCCCCGCCGATTTCCCCGGTGCGCTGCATGCCGCCGAACACGCGTCTATCGGAATGCTCCCGCTGATCGCCACCTCCGACCGCTGGGACATCGGCGGAGTGTCCACGGCACTGCACGCCGACACCGAGAAGCCGACCATTTTTGTGTACGACGGCCACCCCGGCGGAGCCGGATTCGCCGAGCGCGCCTACGAGGCCGCCGAACTGTGGCTGACCGCTACCCGGGATGCCATCCGCGCCTGTGAATGCGAGCGCGGCTGCCCGTCCTGTGTGCAGTCCCCCAAGTGCGGCAACAAGAACAATCCGCTGTCCAAGGCCGGGGCCGTGACACTGCTGCAGGTGCTGCTGGACTCCGCCCGCGGCCGGGATGCTGATCCGGCAGCGGCGTCAGCATCAGCGTCAGCCTCAGCGTCAGCAGCAGCGCCAGTTGGAGCCTTGCGGACTACCGGGCCTGCCGCCGGTCAGACCGGGCCCGCCGCCGGGTAG
- a CDS encoding GNAT family N-acetyltransferase: MRVLNDDLLEAWVTGWAQARGYQTRREGRFPSAFLHDRTNDWEYFALEPSHDEFAALASSARKSPERLFTIVTSRTNEIHGAALVHGLNVRSADEVFMSLDMNGQDIEDPVPLDGFEAETIRGDKIGTVLVTSNGEPAARGSVAVVDDLAVYDRIITEPGFRRRGLGSYVMRALTALALEHDVDAGLLVTTAEGLELYRYLGWENLASVVMFEPRL; the protein is encoded by the coding sequence ATGAGAGTGCTGAACGACGATTTGCTCGAGGCCTGGGTGACCGGCTGGGCCCAGGCCCGCGGTTACCAGACACGCCGGGAGGGCCGCTTCCCCTCCGCGTTCCTGCATGACAGGACCAATGACTGGGAGTACTTTGCGCTGGAACCCTCCCACGATGAGTTCGCGGCGCTCGCTTCCTCAGCGCGCAAGAGTCCGGAGCGTCTGTTCACCATCGTCACCAGCCGCACGAACGAGATCCACGGTGCCGCCCTGGTGCACGGATTAAACGTGCGCTCCGCGGATGAGGTGTTCATGTCCCTGGACATGAACGGCCAGGACATCGAAGATCCGGTCCCGCTTGACGGTTTCGAAGCCGAAACGATCCGCGGTGACAAGATCGGCACCGTCCTGGTCACGTCCAACGGCGAGCCGGCGGCCCGCGGCAGCGTTGCTGTGGTGGACGACCTCGCGGTTTATGACCGCATCATCACCGAACCCGGGTTCCGCCGCCGCGGGCTGGGCAGTTATGTCATGCGCGCCCTGACTGCGCTGGCCCTGGAGCACGACGTCGACGCCGGCCTGCTGGTGACCACCGCCGAAGGCCTGGAACTGTACCGGTATCTGGGCTGGGAAAACCTGGCCAGCGTGGTGATGTTCGAGCCGAGGCTGTAA
- a CDS encoding rhodanese-related sulfurtransferase → MSLNRIVLYYAFTPLPDPEAVRLWQRALCEKLGLRGRILISPDGINGTVGGPLDAIKAYVKATREYPAFKKMDIKYSDGGAEDFPRLSIKVREEIVSFGAPGELKVDDGGVVGGGTHLRPEQLHELVEEKKAGGEEVVFFDGRNAFEAQIGRFKGAVVPDVATTHDFIAELDSGKYDDLKDKPVVTYCTGGIRCEVLSSLMVNRGFKEVYQMQGGIVRYGETYGDKGLWEGSLYVFDKRMHTEFTDEAVTIGTCVRCEAPTSKFENCSNPSCRKLTLYCADCSSDPKTLRCPDGCTE, encoded by the coding sequence GTGTCTTTGAATCGAATTGTTTTGTATTACGCGTTCACGCCCCTGCCGGATCCGGAGGCGGTGCGCCTGTGGCAGCGCGCCCTCTGCGAAAAACTCGGGCTCCGCGGGCGGATCCTGATTTCCCCCGACGGCATTAACGGAACCGTCGGCGGCCCCCTGGATGCCATCAAGGCGTATGTGAAGGCGACCCGGGAGTACCCGGCCTTCAAGAAGATGGACATCAAATACTCCGACGGCGGTGCCGAGGACTTCCCGCGCCTGAGCATCAAGGTGCGCGAGGAGATTGTGAGCTTCGGCGCTCCCGGCGAATTAAAGGTCGACGACGGCGGCGTGGTGGGCGGCGGCACGCACCTGCGGCCGGAGCAGCTGCATGAGCTGGTCGAGGAAAAGAAGGCCGGCGGTGAGGAAGTGGTCTTCTTCGACGGACGCAACGCCTTTGAGGCCCAGATTGGCCGGTTCAAGGGAGCCGTGGTGCCCGATGTGGCCACCACGCATGACTTCATCGCCGAACTGGACTCGGGCAAGTACGACGATCTCAAGGACAAGCCCGTGGTCACCTACTGCACCGGCGGGATCCGCTGCGAAGTGCTTTCCTCGCTGATGGTCAACCGCGGCTTCAAAGAGGTTTACCAGATGCAGGGCGGCATTGTCCGCTACGGCGAGACCTACGGCGACAAGGGACTGTGGGAGGGCTCGCTGTACGTGTTCGACAAGCGAATGCATACGGAGTTCACCGACGAGGCCGTCACGATTGGAACCTGCGTGCGCTGCGAGGCGCCCACGAGCAAGTTCGAGAACTGCTCCAACCCGTCCTGCCGGAAGCTGACCCTGTACTGCGCCGACTGCTCCTCGGATCCGAAAACCCTGCGCTGCCCGGACGGCTGCACGGAGTAG